A region from the Candidatus Thiothrix putei genome encodes:
- a CDS encoding histone deacetylase family protein, translating to MTVAVITHSHCHLHDNGSPHHPECAERLDAINNRMIMSGVDWISRHYDSHCAEREHLLRVHDAEYVERVYATAPTEGHTMLDGDTGMNPHSLDAALHAAGAVVMAVDLVMAGSHKHTFCAIRPPGHHAGRNRAAGFCIFNNVAVGAAHAIEVYGIERVAIIDFDVHHGDGTEEIFSGNNKVMFCSSFQHPFYPFSGADTDVPNIRNLPLPAGTGGAAWREAVEASWLPALREFKPELVMISAGFDSHLEDDMGGFNLVERDYIWITKELCQIAKEFAEGRVVSCLEGGYELSPLGRAVTAHIKELAEFH from the coding sequence ATGACCGTCGCTGTAATTACCCATTCCCATTGCCATTTGCACGATAATGGCTCACCTCACCATCCCGAATGTGCGGAACGTCTGGATGCCATTAATAACCGCATGATTATGTCGGGTGTGGACTGGATTTCACGCCATTACGATTCGCATTGTGCCGAGCGCGAACACCTGTTGCGGGTGCATGATGCAGAGTACGTGGAACGGGTGTATGCCACCGCGCCTACCGAAGGTCACACCATGCTGGACGGTGATACCGGCATGAATCCGCATTCGTTGGATGCGGCTTTACACGCCGCTGGTGCGGTGGTAATGGCAGTCGATTTGGTAATGGCAGGTTCACACAAACACACGTTTTGCGCGATTCGCCCGCCCGGTCATCATGCCGGGCGCAACCGTGCGGCGGGTTTTTGCATTTTCAACAATGTGGCGGTTGGAGCGGCTCATGCCATTGAGGTGTATGGCATTGAACGGGTGGCGATTATTGACTTCGACGTACACCACGGTGATGGCACAGAAGAGATTTTCAGCGGCAATAACAAGGTAATGTTCTGTTCATCTTTCCAGCATCCGTTTTACCCGTTTAGCGGGGCGGATACTGATGTTCCCAATATTCGCAACTTACCACTGCCTGCCGGAACCGGTGGGGCGGCGTGGCGTGAAGCGGTGGAAGCCAGTTGGCTACCTGCCCTACGTGAATTTAAACCGGAATTGGTGATGATTTCTGCCGGATTTGATTCGCATTTGGAAGACGATATGGGTGGCTTTAATCTGGTGGAACGCGATTATATTTGGATCACCAAAGAACTGTGCCAGATTGCCAAGGAATTTGCCGAGGGAAGAGTGGTGTCGTGTTTGGAGGGAGGGTATGAGCTATCACCGCTGGGTCGGGCGGTGACAGCGCATATCAAAGAATTGGCAGAATTTCACTAA
- a CDS encoding bifunctional acetate--CoA ligase family protein/GNAT family N-acetyltransferase, translated as MSHHYLNQLFAPQSVAVFGASEREKAVGTVVFQNLLSAGFKGALYPINPKHTEIQGQAAYPTLMALNKPVDLAVVATPAATVPSIIRQCGEHGAKGVVVLSAGFAEAGNRGQRLQKDITDIARQYAMHIIGPNCLGIMRPSVGLNATFSRNQAQAGNLALVSQSGAMCTAILDWAATQGIGFSTVITLGDTADVDFGDTLDYLALDPKTDSILLYVEGIHDARGFMSGLRTASRMKPVIVLKAGRYEEGSRAVMSHTGAIVGGDDAFDAALERAGVVRANTIAQLFSAAQILSSGIRVQQDRLLIITNGGGPGVMATDRAVEMGLRMAEISPTTLAELNKVLPFTWSHGNPVDILGDADPERYAAALKICMQDDNLDGILVMLTPQAMTDPAGVATTVIGTCDASKKAKHCKPILTCWMGEQQVAAGRQLLTEAGVPHFRTPEAAVEAFAYLTQYRSNQKLLMQVPPSVQEQKTEPDVDGARLIIESVLAEGRRALSTTESRAILSAFRIPALPTILVRSPAEALVAAESLGYPVVLKISSPDIHHKSDVDGVRLNVASAHAVRSVYQELLETTRRNLPEARIDGVTVECMYHSNSSRELMIGVVRDPVFGPVISFGMGGTSVEIHRDRAVALPPLNDYMIKKTVCRTRVARLLGKFRNMPPIHFDSLWKVMQRVSEMVCELPEIVEMDINPLMADANGVMAVDARFIINYPPTTARRYDHMAIHPYPNDLVKRQQLPDGTDIVIRPIRPEDAEMEQEFVRNLSKESRYMRFMQALRELTPDMLVRLTQIDYDREMAFLALTRQDGQEVEMGVARYAINPDKMSCEFALVIADEWQNRGLGGLMMQTLIEAARAKGLRTIEGEVLPHNHGMLKLMQRLGFTRHQDGMDDGVVMVSKRLGDSCC; from the coding sequence ATGAGCCACCATTACTTAAATCAATTATTTGCCCCGCAAAGCGTCGCGGTATTCGGTGCGAGTGAGCGGGAAAAAGCCGTGGGAACCGTGGTGTTCCAGAATTTATTGTCCGCAGGGTTTAAAGGGGCGTTATACCCCATCAATCCCAAACACACGGAGATTCAAGGTCAAGCAGCTTATCCGACTTTGATGGCGTTGAACAAGCCGGTTGACCTAGCAGTGGTAGCAACGCCTGCTGCGACTGTCCCTAGTATTATTCGCCAATGTGGTGAACACGGGGCCAAGGGTGTGGTGGTGCTGTCCGCTGGGTTTGCCGAAGCGGGTAATCGTGGGCAGCGTTTGCAAAAAGACATTACCGATATTGCCCGCCAATACGCGATGCACATCATTGGCCCGAATTGTTTGGGGATTATGCGCCCCTCGGTCGGTTTGAATGCCACGTTTAGCCGTAATCAAGCGCAAGCCGGTAATCTGGCGCTGGTGTCACAATCCGGTGCGATGTGTACCGCGATTTTGGACTGGGCAGCCACGCAAGGTATCGGTTTTTCGACCGTGATTACCTTGGGCGATACGGCGGATGTGGATTTCGGCGATACGCTCGATTACCTAGCGCTTGACCCCAAAACCGATAGCATTTTGCTGTATGTGGAAGGGATTCACGATGCACGCGGCTTCATGAGCGGTTTGCGCACCGCTTCGCGCATGAAGCCGGTGATTGTGTTGAAAGCAGGGCGTTACGAAGAAGGTTCGCGCGCGGTAATGTCGCACACGGGCGCAATTGTAGGCGGCGATGATGCCTTTGATGCCGCGCTGGAACGTGCCGGTGTGGTACGTGCTAATACCATTGCGCAACTGTTTTCGGCGGCACAAATCCTTTCATCCGGCATTCGGGTGCAGCAAGACCGCTTGCTGATTATCACCAACGGCGGCGGCCCCGGCGTGATGGCAACGGATCGGGCGGTGGAAATGGGCTTGCGCATGGCAGAGATTTCCCCGACTACGTTGGCAGAGTTGAATAAAGTATTGCCATTCACTTGGTCGCACGGCAATCCGGTGGATATTCTCGGTGATGCTGACCCGGAACGTTACGCGGCGGCGCTGAAAATTTGTATGCAGGATGACAACCTCGACGGCATTCTGGTGATGTTGACCCCGCAGGCGATGACCGATCCCGCTGGTGTGGCTACTACGGTGATCGGCACATGCGATGCCAGCAAAAAAGCCAAGCATTGCAAGCCGATTCTCACGTGTTGGATGGGCGAACAACAAGTAGCTGCCGGACGCCAACTATTGACCGAAGCCGGTGTGCCGCATTTTCGCACCCCCGAAGCAGCGGTCGAAGCGTTTGCTTACCTCACCCAATACCGCAGTAATCAGAAATTGCTGATGCAAGTCCCGCCGTCGGTGCAGGAGCAAAAAACCGAGCCGGATGTGGACGGGGCGCGGTTAATCATTGAAAGCGTGCTGGCAGAAGGGCGGCGGGCGCTGTCTACTACCGAATCGCGGGCAATTTTGTCGGCGTTTCGCATTCCCGCATTGCCGACTATTTTGGTGCGCAGTCCAGCGGAAGCGTTGGTGGCGGCGGAATCCCTGGGGTATCCGGTGGTGCTGAAAATCAGTTCCCCCGATATTCACCACAAGTCGGACGTGGATGGGGTGCGCCTCAACGTTGCCAGCGCCCATGCGGTGCGCAGTGTTTACCAAGAATTGTTGGAAACTACACGCCGTAATTTGCCGGAAGCGCGGATTGATGGCGTGACCGTGGAGTGCATGTACCACAGCAATTCATCGCGTGAACTGATGATCGGTGTGGTACGCGACCCGGTATTCGGTCCGGTGATCAGCTTTGGTATGGGCGGCACCTCGGTGGAAATCCACCGTGACCGTGCCGTGGCATTGCCGCCGTTGAACGATTACATGATCAAGAAAACTGTGTGCCGTACCCGTGTGGCGCGTTTGCTGGGTAAATTCCGCAATATGCCGCCGATCCATTTCGATTCCTTGTGGAAAGTGATGCAGCGCGTCTCCGAAATGGTGTGTGAATTGCCCGAAATAGTGGAAATGGACATCAATCCACTGATGGCGGATGCTAATGGGGTAATGGCAGTGGATGCGCGTTTCATTATCAACTACCCGCCGACCACGGCGCGGCGTTATGATCACATGGCGATTCACCCCTACCCGAATGATTTGGTTAAACGCCAGCAATTGCCGGATGGCACGGACATTGTGATTCGCCCGATTCGCCCCGAAGACGCGGAAATGGAGCAAGAATTCGTGCGTAACCTGTCGAAAGAATCGCGATACATGCGTTTCATGCAGGCATTGCGCGAACTCACGCCCGACATGCTGGTGCGGCTTACGCAAATTGATTATGACCGTGAAATGGCGTTTCTGGCACTGACCCGCCAAGACGGGCAGGAAGTGGAAATGGGGGTGGCGCGGTATGCGATTAACCCCGATAAAATGAGTTGCGAATTTGCGCTGGTGATTGCCGATGAATGGCAGAACCGGGGTTTGGGTGGCTTAATGATGCAAACCTTGATTGAGGCGGCGCGAGCAAAAGGCTTGCGTACCATTGAGGGCGAAGTGTTGCCGCATAATCACGGGATGCTGAAATTGATGCAGCGCTTGGGGTTCACCCGTCATCAGGATGGGATGGACGATGGTGTCGTGATGGTAAGTAAACGTTTAGGAGATTCCTGTTGCTAA
- a CDS encoding hydroxymethylpyrimidine/phosphomethylpyrimidine kinase: MLTEHSVASAVPVVMTLAGHDPTGGAGIQADSEAIASQGCHAVSVITCLTVQDTRNVQRIEPLADYLIEQQAEALLADMPIATFKIGLLGSVEVVRAVHRILLQAPDVPVILDPVLAAGGGKGFASDELLGAIREYLLPLTTLLTPNVPEAAQLAVRGETLDEQAFSLLDQGCEYVLLTGTHAETERVENALYGDGKRLRTWLWERLPETYHGSGCTLASACAANLAKGMEMSKAVAAAQAYTWGSLQAGRKIGRGQWMPDRFYWRQA, encoded by the coding sequence TTGCTAACAGAGCATAGCGTTGCATCGGCAGTGCCGGTGGTAATGACCTTGGCGGGGCATGACCCCACGGGTGGGGCAGGCATTCAGGCGGATAGTGAGGCGATTGCGAGTCAAGGCTGTCATGCGGTGAGTGTGATTACCTGTTTGACGGTGCAAGATACCCGCAATGTGCAACGCATTGAGCCGCTGGCAGATTATTTGATTGAGCAGCAAGCAGAAGCGTTATTGGCGGATATGCCGATTGCGACGTTCAAAATCGGCTTGCTGGGTAGTGTGGAGGTGGTGCGCGCGGTGCATCGCATTCTGTTGCAAGCGCCGGATGTGCCGGTGATTCTCGACCCGGTGCTGGCGGCTGGGGGGGGCAAAGGCTTTGCCAGTGATGAATTGTTGGGTGCTATCCGCGAATACCTGTTGCCCCTGACAACCTTGCTGACCCCGAATGTGCCGGAAGCCGCGCAACTGGCAGTACGTGGTGAGACGCTGGATGAACAGGCATTTTCCTTGCTGGATCAGGGCTGTGAATACGTGTTGTTGACTGGCACTCATGCCGAAACCGAGCGCGTGGAAAATGCGCTGTATGGCGATGGCAAGCGCTTGCGTACTTGGTTGTGGGAACGGCTGCCGGAAACTTACCACGGTTCGGGGTGTACGTTGGCGTCGGCGTGCGCGGCGAATCTGGCGAAGGGGATGGAGATGAGCAAAGCGGTGGCAGCGGCGCAGGCGTATACGTGGGGCAGTTTGCAGGCGGGGCGGAAGATCGGGCGCGGGCAGTGGATGCCGGATCGGTTTTATTGGCGGCAAGCTTAA
- a CDS encoding DUF4143 domain-containing protein, producing MVVLSNLAQDIQIAPQTAKSWLESLERMYVLFTVMPYTQSIARAIIKPPKAYFFDNADVVDEKGARFENLIASTLLKRLHYLEDHEGYRCELRYIRDKEGREVDFVILKDGELEELIEVKYSDDGVAPALRYYTERLKPKRATQLVATLDKPYDAHGIRVTNPFAYFADAPY from the coding sequence ATGGTAGTGCTCTCCAATCTCGCGCAAGACATTCAGATTGCCCCACAAACCGCCAAATCTTGGCTGGAGTCGTTGGAACGGATGTACGTTTTATTCACGGTTATGCCGTACACCCAATCCATTGCCCGCGCCATCATTAAGCCGCCAAAAGCCTATTTTTTCGATAACGCGGATGTGGTGGATGAGAAAGGTGCACGGTTTGAAAACCTGATTGCCAGCACCTTACTCAAACGTTTGCATTATCTGGAAGACCACGAGGGCTACCGCTGCGAACTGCGTTATATCCGCGATAAAGAAGGGCGCGAAGTGGATTTTGTCATCCTCAAAGACGGCGAATTGGAGGAGTTGATTGAGGTCAAGTACAGTGATGACGGGGTAGCGCCTGCGCTACGTTATTACACCGAACGCTTGAAACCCAAACGGGCAACCCAATTGGTTGCCACCTTGGATAAACCCTATGATGCACACGGTATCAGGGTCACGAATCCGTTTGCGTATTTTGCGGATGCGCCGTATTAA
- a CDS encoding type II toxin-antitoxin system ParD family antitoxin: MSRNTSISLSAHFETFVDRLVSTGNYHSVSEVVRAGLRLLEEQELRVQRLREALIAGENSGQPQPFDREAFKRNMRAELGSK, translated from the coding sequence ATGTCTCGAAATACGTCTATATCGCTCAGTGCGCACTTTGAAACGTTCGTTGATCGTTTGGTGAGTACCGGGAATTATCATTCCGTTAGTGAAGTTGTCCGTGCTGGTTTGCGCTTGTTGGAAGAACAAGAATTGCGAGTGCAACGCTTGCGAGAAGCACTGATAGCGGGTGAAAACAGTGGGCAACCCCAACCCTTTGATCGTGAAGCGTTTAAGCGCAACATGCGTGCAGAGTTGGGGAGCAAGTAA
- a CDS encoding type II toxin-antitoxin system RelE/ParE family toxin produces MPQYSLSPLALEDIKDIWRYGAATWGLVKTEQYGEKLLDAFDFLAENPNAGQPIDHIRVGYKRHSVGSHLIFYRLGMFACVEVIRILHQSMDSERHLQDR; encoded by the coding sequence ATGCCTCAATATTCCTTGTCACCGTTGGCGCTGGAAGATATTAAAGACATCTGGCGCTATGGTGCTGCGACGTGGGGGCTGGTGAAAACCGAGCAGTACGGTGAGAAACTGCTGGATGCGTTTGACTTTTTGGCGGAAAATCCGAATGCGGGACAACCCATTGACCACATTCGCGTTGGTTATAAGCGACATTCTGTCGGTTCGCATCTGATCTTTTACCGGTTGGGCATGTTTGCGTGTGTTGAAGTTATCCGTATTCTGCACCAAAGTATGGATAGCGAACGGCATTTGCAAGACAGATAG
- the thiE gene encoding thiamine phosphate synthase, whose protein sequence is MQGLYVITDGSTGDALLSKVEQALRGGAAIVQYRDKTTDQVWREQEATALRSLCRDHHALFIINDDVALAKSVQADGVHVGRDDSALSAAREVLGNTAIIGVSCYNQLQLALNAAEQGADYIAFGSFFPSPTKPNAPRATLELLHQARQQLTLPICAIGGITLDNAPDLLANGADMLAVITDVFSSPAIAEQASRYQALVRKHSLVQSA, encoded by the coding sequence ATGCAAGGACTCTACGTCATCACCGACGGCTCAACCGGCGACGCGCTATTGAGTAAAGTCGAACAAGCCCTGCGCGGCGGTGCCGCTATCGTGCAATACCGCGACAAAACCACCGATCAAGTGTGGCGTGAACAAGAAGCGACTGCCTTACGCTCCTTGTGCCGTGATCACCACGCGCTCTTTATCATCAACGACGACGTGGCATTAGCAAAATCCGTGCAAGCGGATGGTGTGCATGTGGGGCGTGACGATTCCGCCTTGAGTGCTGCACGGGAGGTTTTAGGTAACACCGCCATCATCGGTGTGTCTTGCTATAATCAGCTACAACTGGCACTGAATGCAGCAGAGCAGGGCGCGGATTACATCGCCTTCGGCAGCTTTTTCCCCTCGCCCACCAAACCGAATGCACCCCGCGCTACACTGGAATTGTTACACCAAGCGCGTCAGCAACTCACGCTACCCATTTGCGCGATCGGTGGTATTACGTTGGACAATGCCCCCGATTTGCTGGCAAATGGCGCAGACATGCTGGCGGTCATTACCGATGTATTCAGTAGCCCGGCGATTGCAGAACAGGCGAGTCGCTATCAGGCACTGGTTCGGAAACATAGTCTGGTTCAGTCGGCATAG
- the hemL gene encoding glutamate-1-semialdehyde 2,1-aminomutase, which produces MTRSETLFEQAKHSIPGGVNSPVRAFRSVGGSPRFIARAQGAYMWDADGNRLIDYVGSWGPMVAGHAHPEVVAAVQAAAVDGLSYGAPTELEITMAERICAIMPSIDMVRMTSSGTEATMSAIRLARGFTGRNFLVKFEGGYHGHGDSLLVKAGSGALTFGQPSSPGVPAALAQYTLTLDYNNSTQVREVFAARGHEIACIIVEPVSGNMNCIPPVDGFLETLREVCDQSGAVLIFDEVMTGFRVALGGAQQVYGVKPDITTLGKIIGGGMPVGAFGGRRDIMEQLSPLGAVYQAGTLSGNPIAMTAGLKMLEIISRDDFYPELTSKTTYLLEGLQQVADAAGVPFITQQVGGMFGLFFTTEPRIDTYAQVTQCNIPQFNRFFHGMLDRGVYLAPSAYEAGFVSNAHTQADLDETIAIAKDVFASL; this is translated from the coding sequence GTGACCCGTTCTGAAACGTTATTTGAGCAAGCCAAACATTCCATTCCCGGCGGGGTTAATTCCCCGGTACGAGCCTTTCGCAGTGTCGGTGGTTCTCCCCGTTTTATTGCCCGTGCTCAAGGGGCGTATATGTGGGATGCAGACGGCAACCGTTTGATTGATTACGTGGGTTCGTGGGGGCCAATGGTCGCCGGTCACGCGCACCCCGAAGTCGTCGCTGCGGTGCAAGCCGCTGCGGTGGATGGCTTGAGCTACGGTGCGCCCACCGAATTGGAAATCACCATGGCAGAGCGCATTTGCGCCATTATGCCGTCGATCGACATGGTGCGCATGACCAGTTCGGGTACAGAAGCCACGATGTCGGCGATTCGCTTGGCACGAGGCTTTACCGGGCGTAACTTCTTGGTCAAATTTGAAGGGGGCTATCATGGTCATGGTGACTCGCTGCTGGTGAAAGCCGGTTCGGGTGCGTTGACGTTTGGACAACCGAGTTCCCCCGGTGTTCCCGCAGCATTGGCGCAATACACCCTGACGCTTGACTATAACAATAGCACACAGGTGCGCGAAGTGTTCGCGGCGCGGGGGCATGAAATTGCTTGCATTATCGTCGAACCCGTTTCCGGCAATATGAATTGCATCCCGCCTGTCGATGGTTTCCTCGAAACCTTGCGCGAGGTGTGTGATCAGTCGGGTGCGGTACTGATTTTCGATGAGGTCATGACGGGCTTTCGGGTGGCATTGGGCGGGGCGCAGCAGGTGTATGGCGTGAAGCCTGACATTACCACGCTGGGTAAAATCATTGGGGGCGGAATGCCGGTCGGCGCGTTCGGCGGCAGGCGTGACATTATGGAACAGTTGTCGCCGTTGGGCGCGGTGTATCAGGCTGGCACGTTATCCGGCAACCCGATTGCGATGACGGCGGGGTTGAAAATGCTGGAAATCATTTCCCGCGATGATTTTTACCCAGAACTGACCAGCAAAACCACGTACTTGCTCGAAGGTTTGCAGCAAGTCGCCGACGCTGCCGGTGTGCCGTTTATCACTCAGCAAGTGGGTGGGATGTTCGGTTTGTTCTTCACCACCGAACCACGCATCGACACTTACGCGCAAGTGACTCAATGCAATATTCCACAATTCAACCGCTTTTTCCACGGCATGTTAGACCGGGGTGTGTATCTCGCGCCGTCGGCGTATGAGGCGGGATTTGTATCCAACGCCCATACCCAAGCCGATTTGGATGAAACCATCGCCATTGCCAAAGATGTATTTGCCAGCTTATAA
- a CDS encoding serine protease, producing the protein MSLRLLLLWATLWLGVASPSWAENSSSSIYSDVEASVYQVRVINQQTGKKTAIGSAFVVMRPDIIATNYHVVSTYINNPEGDFALDYLSTSGNTGRLELLAVDVLHDLAVLKADMPLGKPLQIAKIPPKGARLYSLGNPMDKGFSIVEGTNNGVMKSSDDNNILFSGSLNAGMSGGPTLDENKNVVGVNVATSGNGLSYLVPADYLAIILERLKLTGFQADADIGQRITEQLKNHADKYVQNLQKREWTLQQLGRFKVPMDVTGVVRCWDNSDKPKSDTLMRSYFTQCSNESSIYLDDELEVGTLDYEYVWFDAGETIPARFYRYYEIMNASVSASGAGKQDVTNFECFTDFTLIAGQEFKMTVCRRDYLNYTGLSDLLVTAALVGHKRQGMLFNLDMTGTTFESGMALLQRMLGDFKWQP; encoded by the coding sequence GTGTCGTTAAGACTTTTGCTTTTGTGGGCGACCCTGTGGTTAGGGGTCGCCTCGCCGTCGTGGGCGGAAAACAGTTCTTCCTCTATTTATTCCGATGTGGAAGCGTCGGTGTATCAAGTGCGGGTTATTAATCAGCAAACCGGTAAAAAAACCGCAATTGGCTCGGCGTTTGTAGTGATGCGCCCGGATATTATTGCGACCAATTACCACGTGGTCAGCACCTACATCAATAACCCGGAAGGTGATTTTGCACTGGATTATTTATCGACTTCCGGCAATACCGGGCGCTTAGAATTGCTGGCAGTGGATGTGTTGCATGACCTTGCAGTATTGAAAGCCGACATGCCTTTAGGTAAGCCCTTGCAGATTGCGAAGATTCCACCCAAGGGAGCGCGGTTATATTCCCTAGGAAATCCGATGGATAAAGGCTTCTCTATTGTGGAAGGCACGAATAACGGGGTCATGAAATCCAGCGATGATAACAATATTCTGTTTTCCGGCAGCCTGAATGCCGGGATGAGCGGTGGCCCTACGTTGGATGAGAACAAAAACGTAGTGGGGGTCAATGTGGCGACGTCGGGCAATGGCTTGAGTTACCTCGTGCCTGCGGACTATTTAGCGATTATTTTGGAACGTCTGAAATTGACCGGATTTCAGGCGGATGCGGATATTGGGCAGCGCATTACCGAGCAATTGAAAAACCATGCGGATAAGTACGTGCAAAATTTGCAGAAGCGGGAATGGACGCTTCAGCAACTAGGGCGTTTCAAAGTGCCGATGGATGTTACCGGCGTGGTGCGTTGCTGGGATAACAGCGATAAACCCAAATCGGATACGTTAATGCGTTCGTATTTCACCCAGTGCAGCAATGAGAGCAGCATTTATCTGGATGATGAGCTGGAAGTGGGTACTTTGGACTACGAGTATGTGTGGTTTGATGCGGGGGAAACGATTCCGGCACGCTTTTACCGTTATTACGAGATTATGAATGCCAGCGTGTCAGCGAGTGGGGCGGGCAAGCAAGATGTGACCAATTTTGAGTGTTTCACCGATTTTACGCTGATTGCGGGGCAAGAATTCAAAATGACAGTGTGTCGGCGCGATTACCTCAATTATACCGGGCTGAGTGATTTGCTGGTGACGGCGGCGTTGGTGGGGCATAAGCGTCAGGGAATGCTGTTTAATTTGGACATGACCGGCACAACGTTTGAGAGTGGCATGGCGTTGTTGCAGCGCATGTTGGGGGATTTCAAATGGCAACCATGA
- a CDS encoding FHA domain-containing protein, protein MATMILEIQTRGLNQYHRLEQFPVTIGRALDNDVILSDNSVSPYHLRLEQDAKGQVFVHNLSSENGTRLNKHQLGLQPVQAPIPSQLLLGNRRLRLASTAMPVEITHVSRCGGLFTPFCKPLWAVLLLLLTVVSLLLNDYLNVTTAKDPLFYISGVLPTLVWMLFATLVISGITRLFTHRWEFAPALSVVSLFNLVPMVLEEISGWLSYFLTSDAPFTWLMTGVSGFVLIPALLYAYLHWVLSQKRLLALGIALVLSALPLGLRAISVLDQVTLANEFSSEPYYHQELSSLNIHANPPLPLETYLQRAADALPSQLADE, encoded by the coding sequence ATGGCAACCATGATTTTGGAAATTCAAACACGCGGTTTGAATCAATACCACCGTTTGGAGCAGTTCCCGGTAACGATTGGGCGGGCGCTGGATAATGATGTGATTCTCTCCGATAACTCGGTGTCACCCTACCATTTGCGTTTGGAGCAAGACGCTAAGGGGCAGGTATTCGTTCACAATTTGTCGAGTGAAAACGGTACGCGCCTGAATAAGCATCAGCTTGGTTTACAGCCCGTGCAAGCGCCGATTCCGAGTCAACTATTGTTGGGTAATCGCCGTTTGCGTTTAGCGTCGACTGCGATGCCGGTGGAAATCACTCACGTTAGCCGTTGCGGGGGCTTGTTTACACCTTTTTGTAAGCCGTTGTGGGCAGTGTTGTTGCTGTTGTTGACCGTGGTATCGCTGTTGCTGAACGATTATTTGAATGTGACAACGGCTAAAGATCCGCTGTTTTACATCAGTGGGGTGTTGCCGACCTTGGTGTGGATGCTGTTTGCGACTTTGGTGATCAGTGGCATTACGCGACTGTTCACGCACCGTTGGGAGTTTGCTCCGGCGTTGAGTGTGGTGTCATTGTTTAATCTAGTGCCGATGGTATTGGAAGAAATAAGCGGCTGGCTGAGTTATTTTCTGACCTCGGATGCGCCGTTTACCTGGCTCATGACCGGCGTCAGTGGTTTCGTGCTGATACCCGCGTTGTTGTATGCTTATCTGCATTGGGTATTGAGTCAGAAACGTTTGCTTGCTTTGGGCATTGCTTTGGTATTGAGTGCGCTGCCGTTGGGGTTGCGAGCGATTAGCGTGTTGGATCAAGTGACACTGGCGAATGAGTTTTCCAGCGAGCCGTATTACCATCAGGAATTGAGTTCGTTGAATATTCATGCGAATCCGCCACTGCCATTGGAAACGTATTTGCAACGCGCCGCAGATGCCTTGCCTTCGCAATTAGCCGACGAGTAA
- a CDS encoding 16S rRNA (uracil(1498)-N(3))-methyltransferase — translation MRVPRFYVSQPFSVGQECVLPDTTFRHAIQVLRLGVGEPLILFNGEGGEYVAHMSHISKRTASVLIDSFSAIDTESPVHLTLVQAVIKPDKMDFALQKAVELGANTIQPLITHRSVVRVGKEQVDKKLQHWEGIVVAACEQSGRTRMPTVQAPLTLERWLETPCVGTRIILAPGDFPRIHALSSELPTPIALLIGPEGGFTDAEVETCVQAGVMPVSLGPRILRAETASSAALALLQHRFGDL, via the coding sequence ATGCGCGTCCCGCGTTTTTATGTGTCGCAACCTTTCTCTGTCGGGCAGGAATGCGTCTTGCCCGACACGACGTTTCGCCACGCCATCCAAGTGTTGCGCTTAGGCGTGGGCGAACCACTCATCCTGTTTAACGGTGAAGGTGGCGAATATGTCGCACACATGAGCCATATCAGCAAACGTACTGCATCGGTGCTGATCGACAGCTTTTCCGCGATTGACACCGAATCTCCCGTCCACCTCACCCTCGTGCAAGCGGTTATCAAGCCTGACAAAATGGATTTTGCCCTGCAAAAAGCCGTAGAACTCGGTGCAAATACCATCCAGCCACTGATCACGCACCGCAGCGTAGTACGGGTTGGCAAAGAGCAAGTGGATAAAAAATTGCAGCACTGGGAGGGTATTGTCGTGGCAGCGTGCGAACAATCAGGGCGTACTCGAATGCCTACCGTACAAGCACCGTTGACGCTGGAACGCTGGCTGGAAACACCTTGTGTGGGTACGCGGATAATTCTCGCGCCCGGTGATTTCCCGCGCATTCACGCCTTGTCGTCAGAGTTACCCACACCGATTGCGCTCTTGATTGGCCCCGAAGGCGGGTTTACCGATGCAGAAGTGGAAACTTGTGTGCAAGCTGGGGTAATGCCCGTCTCGTTGGGGCCACGAATATTGCGGGCAGAAACAGCGAGTAGCGCGGCACTGGCCTTGCTCCAGCACCGCTTTGGGGATCTTTAA